A portion of the Streptomyces platensis genome contains these proteins:
- a CDS encoding amidohydrolase encodes MSERIPDPARPHPTGPARPRTVLLRGGEVHSPADPFATAMVVEGDRIAWVGEEGAADSFAEGVDEVVPLDGALVTPAFTDAHVHTTATGLALTGLDLSGAGTLTDALARIRAYAAAREADRILLGHGWDASAWPEGRPPSRAELDAATGGRPLYLTRVDVHSAVVTTALLDLVPGVRELAGFRADAPLTGDAHHAVRQAAYATVTPVQRAEAQAAALARAASLGIGSIHECAGPDISGEDDFTALLALAREGNAPRVVGYWAELITSAKDAERIRELGAIGAAGDLFADGSLGSHTAHLHAPYTDAGHTGAGHLDAEAVAAHVAACTEAGLQAGFHAIGDAALTGVVDGVRAAAERIGLDRIRAARHRVEHAEMLTEQTIAGFADLALTASVQPAFDAAWGGAEGMYAARLGADRARTLNPYAALLKAGVPLALGSDSPVTPLDPWGTVRAAVFHRTRAHGISARAAFTAHTRGGWRAIGRDDAGVLVPGAPADYAVWRTGELLVQAPDERVERWSTDPRSGTPGLPDLTPGNDLPVCLRTVVGGRTVFGPPNE; translated from the coding sequence ATGAGCGAGCGCATTCCCGATCCGGCCCGACCGCACCCCACCGGCCCGGCACGTCCCCGTACGGTCCTGCTGCGCGGCGGTGAGGTGCACAGCCCCGCGGACCCCTTCGCCACCGCCATGGTGGTCGAGGGCGACCGCATCGCCTGGGTCGGCGAGGAGGGCGCGGCCGACTCCTTCGCCGAAGGTGTGGACGAGGTCGTCCCGCTCGACGGCGCGCTCGTCACCCCGGCGTTCACGGACGCACATGTGCACACCACCGCGACCGGGCTCGCGCTCACCGGCCTCGATCTCTCCGGCGCCGGCACGCTGACCGATGCGCTGGCCCGTATCCGCGCGTACGCGGCCGCGCGGGAGGCGGACCGGATCCTGCTCGGCCACGGCTGGGACGCCAGCGCCTGGCCGGAGGGCCGCCCGCCGTCCCGTGCCGAACTGGACGCGGCCACCGGCGGCCGGCCGCTCTACCTCACCCGGGTGGATGTGCACTCCGCGGTCGTCACGACGGCGCTGCTCGATCTGGTCCCCGGCGTGCGTGAGCTGGCCGGATTCCGGGCCGACGCCCCGCTGACCGGCGACGCCCACCACGCGGTGCGGCAGGCCGCGTACGCCACCGTCACCCCCGTCCAGCGCGCCGAGGCGCAGGCCGCCGCACTCGCCCGCGCCGCCTCGCTCGGCATCGGCAGCATCCACGAGTGCGCCGGCCCGGACATCTCCGGCGAGGACGACTTCACCGCACTGCTCGCCCTGGCCCGGGAGGGCAACGCCCCGCGCGTCGTCGGCTACTGGGCCGAGCTGATCACGTCCGCAAAGGACGCGGAGCGGATCCGGGAACTCGGCGCCATCGGCGCTGCCGGCGACCTCTTCGCCGATGGCTCGCTCGGCTCGCACACCGCGCATCTGCACGCCCCGTACACGGACGCCGGGCACACCGGCGCCGGGCACCTCGACGCCGAAGCCGTCGCCGCCCATGTCGCCGCCTGCACCGAGGCCGGACTCCAGGCCGGCTTCCACGCCATCGGTGACGCGGCCCTGACCGGCGTCGTCGACGGCGTACGGGCCGCCGCCGAGCGCATCGGCCTCGACCGGATCCGGGCCGCCCGGCACCGCGTCGAGCACGCCGAAATGCTCACCGAGCAGACCATCGCCGGCTTCGCCGACCTGGCCCTGACCGCCTCCGTCCAGCCCGCCTTCGACGCGGCGTGGGGCGGCGCGGAGGGCATGTACGCCGCCCGGCTCGGCGCCGACCGGGCCCGCACCCTCAACCCGTACGCCGCGCTGCTCAAGGCCGGGGTCCCGCTGGCCCTCGGCTCCGACAGCCCGGTCACCCCGCTCGACCCCTGGGGCACCGTGCGGGCCGCCGTCTTCCACCGCACCCGCGCCCATGGCATCTCCGCCCGCGCCGCGTTCACCGCCCACACCCGCGGCGGCTGGCGCGCCATCGGCCGGGACGACGCGGGCGTCCTGGTGCCCGGCGCGCCCGCGGACTACGCGGTCTGGCGCACCGGCGAACTGCTCGTCCAGGCGCCCGACGAGCGGGTGGAGCGCTGGTCCACCGACCCCCGCTCCGGCACCCCCGGCCTGCCCGATCTCACTCCCGGCAACGACCTCCCGGTGTGCCTGCGCACGGTCGTCGGCGGGCGGACGGTCTTCGGGCCGCCGAACGAGTGA
- a CDS encoding phosphotransferase family protein: MTAHPPPAAPPGGNEPGGVPAGRRPRTTTRDPEALTRRLTAWLGTRLPGARAVAATVPDSNGMSSETLLFDIEHPEPRSPAPSAGPERGAAPASCALRLAADPAAYTVFPRYDMARQYRTMRLVATHTDLPVPRTLWLEEDPAHLGAPFFVMARADGRVPPDVMPYTYEGNWLHDATDAQRDHLETASVSVLARLHDQVPPAAADFLATPGTGSALHRHVETQRDYYAWVVDGRPRSPLIERGFARLADHWPSDPGETVLSWGDARIGNIVYDGFEPAAVLDWEMAALGPRELDLGWMVYLHRFFQDLAEAGGQRGLPGLLTRDRVESRYAALTGHRPRDMDFHTLYAALRHAIVMLRVAYRQVHFGEMPVPADADALILHRETLEAMIEGRYW; encoded by the coding sequence ATGACGGCGCATCCGCCGCCCGCCGCGCCCCCCGGCGGAAACGAGCCCGGGGGAGTGCCCGCCGGGCGGCGCCCCCGCACCACCACCCGCGACCCCGAAGCCCTCACCCGCCGGCTCACCGCCTGGCTCGGCACCCGGCTGCCCGGCGCCCGCGCCGTCGCCGCGACCGTCCCGGACTCCAACGGCATGTCCAGCGAGACGCTGCTCTTCGACATCGAGCACCCCGAGCCGCGGTCCCCCGCGCCCTCGGCCGGGCCGGAGCGGGGAGCGGCTCCCGCCTCCTGCGCACTGCGGCTCGCCGCCGACCCCGCCGCGTACACCGTCTTCCCGCGCTACGACATGGCCCGGCAATACCGCACCATGCGGCTGGTCGCCACGCACACCGACCTCCCGGTGCCGCGCACCCTCTGGCTGGAGGAGGACCCGGCCCACCTCGGCGCGCCGTTCTTCGTCATGGCCCGCGCCGACGGCCGCGTCCCCCCGGACGTCATGCCCTATACGTACGAGGGGAATTGGCTGCACGACGCCACCGACGCCCAGCGCGACCACCTGGAAACCGCCAGCGTCTCGGTCCTCGCCCGGCTGCACGACCAAGTCCCGCCCGCGGCGGCCGACTTCCTCGCTACGCCCGGCACCGGGAGCGCGCTGCACCGGCACGTCGAGACCCAACGGGACTACTACGCCTGGGTCGTTGACGGCCGTCCGCGCTCACCGCTCATCGAGCGGGGCTTCGCCCGGCTGGCCGACCACTGGCCGTCGGACCCCGGTGAGACCGTGCTGAGCTGGGGCGATGCCCGGATCGGCAATATCGTCTACGACGGGTTCGAACCGGCCGCCGTCCTCGACTGGGAGATGGCCGCGCTCGGCCCCCGCGAACTCGACCTGGGGTGGATGGTCTATCTCCACCGCTTCTTCCAGGATCTCGCCGAGGCCGGCGGTCAACGGGGACTGCCCGGCCTCCTGACCCGCGACCGCGTCGAGAGCCGCTATGCCGCACTCACCGGACACCGGCCCCGCGATATGGACTTCCACACCCTCTACGCGGCCCTGCGGCACGCCATCGTCATGCTGCGAGTGGCCTATCGCCAGGTCCACTTCGGTGAGATGCCGGTTCCGGCCGACGCCGATGCGCTGATCCTCCACCGGGAGACGCTGGAGGCGATGATCGAGGGCCGCTACTGGTGA
- a CDS encoding Lrp/AsnC family transcriptional regulator — MEELDRQIVDLLVKDGRMSYTDLGKATGLSTSAVHQRVRRLEQRGVIRGYAAIVDPEAVGLPLTAFISVKPFDPSAPDDIADRLAEVPELEACHSVAGDENYILKVRVATPLELEHLLTRIRTLAGVSTRTTVVLSTPYEARPPRI, encoded by the coding sequence GTGGAGGAGTTGGACCGACAAATCGTGGATCTGCTCGTCAAGGACGGGCGGATGAGCTACACCGACCTGGGCAAGGCCACCGGCCTGTCCACTTCGGCGGTGCACCAGCGGGTGCGCCGCCTGGAGCAGCGCGGTGTCATCCGGGGCTATGCCGCCATCGTGGACCCCGAAGCGGTGGGCCTGCCGCTCACCGCCTTCATCTCGGTCAAACCCTTCGACCCCAGCGCGCCGGACGATATCGCCGACCGCCTGGCCGAGGTCCCCGAGCTGGAGGCCTGCCACAGCGTCGCGGGCGATGAGAACTACATCCTCAAGGTGCGGGTCGCCACCCCCTTGGAGCTGGAGCATCTGCTCACCCGTATACGGACCCTCGCCGGCGTCTCGACCCGCACCACGGTCGTGCTCTCCACGCCCTACGAGGCCCGCCCGCCGCGCATCTGA
- a CDS encoding polyprenol monophosphomannose synthase, which translates to MTDGQRQYGPLGTTLVIIPTYNEAENIKPIVSRVRSAVPEAHVLVADDNSPDGTGKLADELAAEDDQIHVLHRKGKEGLGAAYLAGFRWGIDNGYGVLVEMDADGSHQPEELPRLLTALKGADLVLGSRWVPGGRTVNWPKYRQLISRGGSTYSRLALDLPLRDVTGGFRAFRAQALKGLGLDDVASQGYCFQVDLARRAVQAGYHVVEVPITFVEREYGDSKMSRDIVVEALWRVTAWGVGSRVDKLRGR; encoded by the coding sequence GTGACAGACGGTCAGCGGCAGTACGGTCCGCTCGGCACCACCTTGGTGATCATTCCGACGTACAACGAGGCGGAGAACATCAAGCCGATCGTCTCGCGGGTGCGGTCCGCCGTCCCCGAGGCCCATGTCCTGGTCGCGGACGACAACAGCCCCGACGGCACCGGCAAGCTGGCCGATGAGCTGGCAGCCGAGGACGACCAGATCCACGTCCTGCACCGCAAGGGCAAGGAAGGCCTCGGCGCCGCCTATCTCGCGGGCTTCCGGTGGGGCATCGACAACGGCTACGGCGTGCTGGTCGAGATGGACGCCGACGGTTCGCACCAGCCCGAGGAACTGCCCCGGCTGCTCACCGCCCTCAAGGGAGCCGATCTCGTCCTCGGCTCGCGCTGGGTGCCCGGCGGCCGTACCGTCAACTGGCCCAAGTACCGCCAGCTGATCTCCCGCGGCGGCAGCACCTACTCCCGGCTGGCGCTGGATCTGCCGCTGCGCGACGTCACCGGTGGCTTCCGGGCCTTTCGCGCGCAGGCCCTCAAGGGGCTGGGCCTGGACGATGTCGCCTCCCAGGGCTACTGCTTCCAGGTCGACCTCGCCCGCCGCGCCGTGCAGGCCGGCTATCACGTCGTCGAGGTCCCGATCACCTTCGTCGAGCGTGAGTACGGCGACAGCAAGATGAGCCGCGACATCGTCGTGGAGGCGCTGTGGCGCGTCACGGCCTGGGGCGTCGGCTCACGGGTGGACAAGCTCCGCGGCCGCTGA
- the lnt gene encoding apolipoprotein N-acyltransferase produces MPSGSDTTEEAVSGSTPDGPVLPAGTDSPAAAPARPGRARRLAALARREAPRTGLAVVAGLVLGLAFPPYDLWPLSLVSVAALSLLTRGRTARQGAWTGFAFGLPFFLILLKWLHVVGWDAVVGLSIAEAFFVALLGAALAVTSRLPVWPVWTACLWVAEEWARDRLPLGGFPWGRLAFANTGSPFTPLAALGGAPLVTFAVALAGALLAACAATLWGLRGNGSLRRAVPAVEAFGLAAAITAAGVLVPVPTKADDTVDIAVVQGNVQSPGMDFLGRPMMITDNHATATEKLAADVKAGRVRKPDLVIWPENSSDLDPFKYPQAYDRIDEAVKAVNVPVLVGALVDHPTKEGYVFNEGIVWDPKKGPGASYTKQHPVPFGEFVPFKEQLSKIITRFQRVTRNFYPGDHTGVLKVGPARLGDVICFEVAYDQIVHDTVNAGARALVIQTNNATYGRTGQPEQQLAMSKLRAVEHGRAVVTAATSGISAVVAPDGTITHRIPEFTQGVVSARIPLRDETTLADRVGAAPEWALAIVGLLSCAAAAVIGRRGRTKDEKGQQ; encoded by the coding sequence GTGCCATCGGGCTCCGACACCACCGAAGAAGCCGTCAGCGGCAGCACGCCCGACGGCCCGGTGCTCCCCGCCGGGACGGACTCCCCGGCCGCCGCGCCCGCCCGCCCCGGACGTGCCCGGCGGCTCGCCGCACTGGCCCGCCGTGAGGCGCCGCGCACCGGCCTCGCGGTCGTCGCCGGTCTCGTGCTCGGACTCGCCTTCCCGCCGTACGACCTGTGGCCGCTGTCCCTGGTGTCCGTCGCCGCGCTGTCGCTGCTGACCCGCGGCCGGACCGCCCGCCAGGGCGCCTGGACGGGCTTCGCGTTCGGGCTGCCGTTCTTCCTGATCCTGCTGAAGTGGCTGCACGTCGTCGGCTGGGACGCGGTGGTGGGCCTCTCGATCGCCGAGGCGTTCTTCGTCGCGCTGCTGGGCGCGGCGCTCGCCGTCACCTCCCGGCTGCCGGTCTGGCCGGTGTGGACCGCCTGTCTGTGGGTCGCCGAGGAGTGGGCCCGCGACCGGCTGCCGCTCGGTGGCTTCCCGTGGGGCCGGCTGGCGTTCGCCAACACCGGTTCGCCGTTCACCCCGCTCGCCGCGCTCGGCGGCGCCCCGCTGGTGACCTTCGCCGTCGCGCTGGCCGGGGCCCTGCTCGCCGCCTGCGCCGCCACCCTCTGGGGGCTGCGCGGGAACGGGTCGCTGCGCCGGGCCGTGCCGGCCGTGGAGGCCTTCGGACTCGCCGCCGCGATCACCGCGGCCGGTGTGCTGGTGCCCGTGCCCACCAAGGCCGATGACACCGTTGACATCGCTGTCGTCCAGGGCAACGTCCAGTCACCCGGTATGGACTTCCTGGGCCGCCCCATGATGATCACCGACAACCACGCCACCGCCACCGAGAAGCTCGCCGCGGACGTCAAGGCCGGCCGGGTCAGGAAGCCGGACCTGGTCATCTGGCCGGAGAACTCCTCCGACCTCGATCCGTTCAAGTACCCGCAGGCGTACGACCGGATCGACGAGGCCGTGAAGGCCGTCAACGTGCCCGTCCTCGTGGGCGCCCTGGTGGATCACCCCACCAAGGAGGGCTATGTCTTCAACGAGGGCATCGTCTGGGATCCGAAGAAGGGGCCGGGCGCCTCCTACACCAAGCAGCACCCGGTGCCGTTCGGTGAGTTTGTGCCGTTCAAGGAGCAGCTCAGCAAGATCATCACGCGGTTCCAGCGGGTGACCCGCAACTTCTACCCCGGCGACCACACCGGCGTGCTCAAGGTCGGCCCCGCCCGGCTCGGCGACGTCATCTGCTTCGAGGTCGCCTACGACCAGATCGTCCACGACACCGTCAACGCCGGCGCCCGCGCCCTGGTCATCCAGACCAACAACGCCACCTACGGCCGCACCGGCCAGCCCGAGCAGCAGCTGGCGATGTCCAAGCTGCGCGCCGTCGAACACGGCCGCGCCGTGGTCACCGCCGCCACCAGCGGAATCAGCGCGGTCGTCGCCCCCGACGGCACGATCACCCACCGGATCCCCGAGTTCACCCAGGGCGTGGTCTCCGCGCGGATCCCGCTGCGGGACGAAACGACGCTCGCCGACCGCGTCGGCGCCGCTCCGGAGTGGGCGCTCGCTATCGTGGGCCTCCTCTCCTGCGCCGCCGCGGCAGTCATCGGCCGGCGTGGGCGTACGAAGGACGAGAAGGGGCAGCAGTGA
- a CDS encoding MFS transporter — MTRTGVHGAPAEALDESADRRREQRGWYWYDWANSVYSTTVLTVFLGPYLTSVAKAAADAHGYVHPLGLPVRAGSFYAYTVSASLLLSVVAMPLAGALADRTGRKKPLLGCCAYAGAAATAGMFFLAGERYLLGGALLIIANVSFVVSMMLYNSFLPQIARPDERDAVSSRGWAFGYAAGALVLVADLALYGKHEALGISEGTAVRICLASAGLWWATFALIPLRRLRDRRTAAAQAPGTSPRQGWRQLRETLRGMRRHPLTLSFLLAYLVYNDGVQTVITQASVYGSEELKLDQTTLIVAVLLVQVLAAAGALLMGRFARRYGAQRTILGSLVAWALTLAAGYFLPAKAPLWFFALAVGIGLVLGGSQALSRSLFSHLVPRGKEAEYFSAYEISDRGVSWLGPLVFGVAYQLTGSYRDAIVSLVAFFAVGFVLLARVPVGRAIEAAGNPVPDRI, encoded by the coding sequence CGCCGCGAACAGCGCGGCTGGTACTGGTACGACTGGGCCAACAGCGTCTACTCGACGACGGTCCTGACGGTGTTCCTCGGGCCGTACCTGACCTCGGTGGCGAAGGCCGCCGCGGACGCGCACGGCTATGTGCACCCGCTGGGCCTCCCGGTACGCGCGGGCTCCTTCTATGCGTACACGGTGTCCGCGTCGCTGCTGCTGTCCGTAGTGGCGATGCCGCTCGCCGGGGCGCTGGCCGACCGGACCGGCCGCAAGAAGCCACTGCTGGGCTGCTGCGCCTACGCGGGCGCGGCGGCGACGGCGGGGATGTTCTTCCTGGCCGGCGAGCGCTATCTGCTGGGCGGGGCGCTGCTGATCATCGCGAATGTGTCGTTCGTGGTGTCGATGATGCTCTACAACTCCTTCCTGCCGCAGATCGCCCGGCCCGACGAACGGGACGCGGTCTCCTCCCGGGGCTGGGCCTTCGGCTACGCGGCCGGGGCACTGGTCCTGGTCGCCGATCTGGCGCTCTACGGCAAGCACGAAGCCCTCGGCATATCCGAGGGCACCGCGGTGCGCATCTGCCTGGCGTCGGCGGGGCTGTGGTGGGCCACCTTCGCGCTGATTCCGCTGCGCCGGCTGCGCGACCGGCGAACGGCCGCCGCCCAAGCGCCCGGCACCTCGCCCCGCCAGGGATGGCGGCAGCTGCGGGAGACGCTGCGCGGGATGCGCCGCCACCCCCTCACCCTGTCCTTCCTCCTGGCCTATCTCGTCTACAACGACGGGGTTCAGACGGTGATCACCCAGGCGTCCGTATACGGCTCCGAGGAGCTGAAGCTGGACCAGACGACGCTGATCGTCGCGGTCCTGCTGGTGCAGGTGCTGGCCGCGGCGGGTGCCCTGCTGATGGGCCGCTTCGCCAGGCGGTACGGCGCACAGCGGACGATCCTGGGCTCGCTGGTGGCCTGGGCGCTGACCCTCGCGGCCGGGTACTTCCTGCCCGCGAAGGCGCCGCTGTGGTTCTTCGCGCTCGCCGTGGGCATCGGGCTGGTCCTGGGCGGCAGCCAGGCGCTGTCGCGTTCGCTGTTCTCGCATCTGGTGCCGCGCGGCAAGGAGGCGGAGTATTTCTCCGCGTACGAGATCAGCGACCGGGGTGTGAGCTGGCTGGGACCACTGGTGTTCGGGGTGGCCTATCAGCTCACCGGGAGCTACCGGGACGCGATCGTGTCCCTGGTGGCGTTCTTCGCAGTCGGTTTTGTCCTGCTGGCGCGGGTCCCGGTGGGCCGGGCGATCGAGGCGGCCGGAAATCCGGTACCTGACCGGATTTAG
- the fxsA gene encoding FxsA family membrane protein, with amino-acid sequence MTFGATPSPSPRPPQRSRARRFVPLGIAAWMVLEIWLLTVVAGATNGLTVLLLLVAGVIVGGYVTKRAGRRAWRNLTESFQTAGDPAASGNSPAGNSSSGNGRSGNDKSGSGNTLPMVGGLLLMLPGLVSDALGLLCLFPPTGKLMQRRAEKLLSRRAGYAPGSFGDAFQQARMHRPDGKVVQGEVIRDDEPPAPRRQDPPLTG; translated from the coding sequence ATGACGTTCGGAGCCACGCCATCGCCGAGTCCCCGCCCGCCCCAGCGTTCGCGCGCCCGAAGGTTCGTCCCCTTGGGCATCGCCGCCTGGATGGTGCTGGAGATCTGGCTGCTGACCGTCGTCGCCGGTGCCACCAACGGCCTGACGGTGCTGCTTCTGCTGGTCGCCGGTGTGATCGTCGGCGGTTATGTGACCAAGCGGGCCGGCCGTCGCGCCTGGCGGAACCTCACCGAGAGCTTTCAGACCGCCGGCGATCCGGCCGCGTCCGGCAACTCCCCGGCCGGTAACTCCTCGTCCGGCAACGGCAGATCCGGCAACGACAAGTCGGGCAGCGGCAATACGCTCCCCATGGTCGGCGGGCTGCTGCTGATGCTGCCGGGACTGGTGTCCGACGCCCTGGGGCTGCTCTGCCTCTTCCCGCCGACCGGGAAGCTGATGCAGCGCCGCGCCGAGAAGCTGCTGTCCCGGCGGGCCGGCTACGCCCCGGGCTCGTTCGGTGACGCGTTCCAGCAGGCCCGGATGCACCGGCCGGACGGCAAGGTCGTCCAGGGCGAGGTCATCCGCGACGACGAGCCACCGGCCCCGCGCCGCCAGGATCCGCCGCTGACCGGCTGA
- a CDS encoding RNA polymerase-binding protein RbpA yields MSERALRGTRLVVTSYETDRGIDLAPRQAVEYACQNGHRFEMPFSVEAEIPPEWECKVCGAPSLLVDGDGPEEKKGKPARTHWDMLMERRTREELEEVLAERLAVLRSGTMNIAVHPRDSNRKSA; encoded by the coding sequence ATGAGTGAGCGAGCTCTCCGCGGCACGCGACTCGTGGTGACCAGCTACGAGACCGACCGCGGCATCGACCTGGCCCCGCGCCAGGCGGTGGAGTACGCATGCCAGAACGGACATCGATTCGAGATGCCGTTCTCGGTTGAGGCCGAGATTCCGCCGGAGTGGGAGTGCAAGGTATGCGGTGCACCCTCTCTTCTGGTGGATGGCGACGGCCCCGAGGAGAAGAAGGGTAAGCCCGCGCGTACGCACTGGGACATGCTCATGGAGCGACGCACCCGCGAGGAGCTCGAGGAGGTGCTGGCCGAAAGGCTGGCCGTCCTGCGCTCCGGCACCATGAACATCGCCGTGCATCCGCGCGACAGCAACCGCAAGTCCGCCTGA